One segment of Drosophila mauritiana strain mau12 chromosome 3R, ASM438214v1, whole genome shotgun sequence DNA contains the following:
- the LOC117143814 gene encoding synaptosomal-associated protein 25: MAAVENAEPRTELQELQFKSGQVADESLESTRRMLALMDESKEAGIRTLVALDDQGEQLDRIEEGMDRINADMREAEKNLSGMEKCCGICVLPWKKVNIKDDGESAWKANDDGKIVASQPQRVIDERERGGMGAPPQSGYVARITNDAREDEMDENLGQVNSMLGNLRNMALDMGSELENQNKQVDRINAKGDANNIRMDGVNKRANNLLKS, translated from the coding sequence ATGGCCGCCGTGGAGAATGCCGAGCCGCGCACTGAGCTCCAGGAGCTGCAGTTTAAGTCCGGCCAGGTGGCCGATGAATCCCTGGAGAGCACGCGTCGGATGCTCGCCCTCATGGACGAGAGCAAGGAGGCGGGAATCCGCACGCTGGTGGCCCTGGATGACCAGGGCGAGCAGCTGGACCGGATTGAGGAGGGCATGGACCGAATCAACGCGGACATGAGGGAGGCGGAGAAGAACTTGAGTGGCATGGAGAAGTGCTGCGGCATCTGCGTGCTGCCATGGAAGAAGGTGAACATCAAGGACGACGGCGAGAGCGCCTGGAAGGCCAATGACGATGGCAAAATCGTGGCCAGCCAGCCGCAAAGGGTCATCGATGAGCGGGAACGCGGCGGCATGGGTGCTCCACCGCAGTCCGGCTATGTGGCCAGGATCACGAACGATGCGCGTGAGGATGAGATGGACGAGAATCTCGGGCAGGTGAACTCCATGCTGGGCAACCTGCGCAACATGGCCCTGGACATGGGCTCCGAGCTGGAGAACCAAAACAAACAGGTGGATCGCATCAATGCCAAGGGCGATGCCAACAACATTCGCATGGACGGCGTGAACAAGCGCGCCAACAATCTGCTCAAGAGTTAA
- the LOC117143813 gene encoding mannose-6-phosphate isomerase produces the protein MELTGWVKNYGWGRKGINSAVAQLAMANDPDFRLNEEETYAEMWMGTHVCGVSVVKETGETLDRVLKKDLSYLFKVLSIKKALSIQVHPNKCEAERLHKERPDIYKDPNHKPELAIALTPFLALVGFMSAEDIRDYIDEFQPLSKLIGKEAVDQLHDSTSSESVKLCYEKLMKTEEPVIAKCISEIAKDYQKELKSNDLLEVFTKVNKDFPGDVGVLSLFFLNLIRLQPGQAIYLGANEIHAYLDGDCVECMACSDNVIRAGLTPKYKDVDQLLESVIFESSYKDRKEFIPYRIDEQVQVYIPPVSDFAVINVNIEHSLESYKLEIQAFGSILIVLKGSRILKLKTQQGDKEILVTRGSIVYIPVEAAPEVEFAKSEDCDEDFSGYIATSNYFRVP, from the exons ATGGAGCTTACTGGATGGGTGAAGAACTACGGCTGGGGCCGCAAGGGCATCAACTCGGCGGTGGCCCAGCTGGCCATGGCCAATGATCCCGACTTTCGGCTGAACGAGGAGGAGACCTACGCGGAAATGTGGATGGGCACGCATGTGTGCGGTGTGTCCGTGGTCAAGGAAACCGGAGAGACTCTGGACCGGGTGCTGAAGAAGGACCTTTCATACCTGTTCAAGGTGCTAAGCATCAAAAAGGCACTCAGCATCCAGGTGCATCCGAACAAGTGCGAGGCGGAGCGCCTGCACAAGGAGCGCCCGGATATCTACAAGGATCCCAATCACAAGCCGGAACTGGCCATTGCCCTCACGCCCTTTCTGGCCCTCGTGGGATTTATGTCAGCCGAAGATATCAGGGACTACATCGATGAGTTCCAGCCGCTGAGCAAACTCATTGGCAAGGAGGCTGTGGATCAGCTCCACGACTCGACCAGCTCGGAAAGCGTTAAGTTGTGCTACGAGAAACTGATGAAGACCGAAGAGCCGGTGATAGCCAAGTGCATCAGTGAGATAGCCAAGGATTACCAAAAAG AACTGAAATCCAACGATCTGCTGGAGGTGTTCACCAAGGTCAACAAAGACTTCCCCGGCGATGTGGGCGTACTGTCCCTGTTCTTTCTCAACCTAATCCGCCTGCAGCCCGGCCAGGCGATCTACTTGGGCGCGAACGAGATTCATGCCTACCTGGACGGCGACTGTGTGGAGTGCATGGCTTGCTCGGACAATGTGATACGGGCGGGCCTAACGCCCAAGTACAAGGATGTGGACCAGCTGCTGGAATCTGTGATCTTCGAAAGTTCGTATAAGGATCGCAAGGAGTTCATTCCGTACCGCATAGATGAGCAGGTCCAGGTCTATATTCCGCCAGTATCCGATTTCGCAGTGATAAATGTGAACATTGAACACTCGCTGGAGTCGTACAAGCTGGAGATACAAGCCTTCGGTTCCATATTGATAGTCCTAAAGGGATCCCGCATTCTTAAATTGAAAACCCAGCAGGGAGATAAGGAGATCTTGGTAACCCGCGGCAGCATTGTGTACATTCCCGTCGAGGCGGCGCCGGAAGTCGAGTTCGCCAAGTCCGAAGATTGCGACGAGGACTTCAGCGGCTACATAGCGACCAGCAACTACTTTCGAGTGCCCTAA
- the LOC117144678 gene encoding probable Dol-P-Man:Man(7)GlcNAc(2)-PP-Dol alpha-1,6-mannosyltransferase, giving the protein MDILIFLTAAAHLVYTPFTKVEESFNLQAMHDILYLRNNFTQYDHHEYPGVVPRTFIGPLVVSIISAPFVLLFESLSINKFWAQYVVRLVLAGAISVAWNSLRQAVTKIYGVEVRLWFTAITITQFHFMFYMTRPLPNIFALPIVLFAIAYWLRDQHKPFIICSGISILVFRSELALFLGILLVVSLLRRKLSIDGLLKVALPAGVCILAATVLVDSFFWRRLLWPEGEVLWYNTILNKSSNWGTSPFLWYFYSALPRAMGASLVLVPIGVALEPRIRPLVVSAVLFVLLYSILPHKELRFIIYVFPVLNIAAACACQRIWMNSAKSTWHSFLALACGAHLLLNVFMTLFLLVISGTNYPGGAALSRLHRLEAGTSNVSVHISNLAAQSGVSRFMEINNEWTYSKDETMNYTQADLVAYTHLLVEAKNKQNTELWASLQNEFDTLEFVDCFNSIGIQYNSLLPVRIKTKPCIGILKKRPVPPKEALKTKEKIAKTKTSPVEKETLLPPVKEFPKVIGDPKMKTRLQVDADDDDGIVATVEEMSLELETDTEHHAGAEAIEAPLKEINFQELRTLALGQATKKSKAATKMKIRQIIEQHYRAKGKQIENDSAETQKTPGKAGLRQSVKSIIKQEKIKEMIEQIATMDLTRICDLEKTSTKECLKQVIDKIDDS; this is encoded by the exons ATGGACATCCTTATCTTTCTGACGGCGGCGGCCCACTTGGTCTACACGCCCTTTACGAAAGTGGAGGAGAGCTTCAATCTGCAGGCTATGCACGACATTCTATATCTGCGAAACAACTTTACGCAG TACGATCACCATGAATATCCGGGCGTGGTTCCCCGCACCTTCATCGGCCCACTGGTGGTGTCCATTATCTCAGCCCCGTTTGTTCTGCTCTTCGAGAGCCTTAGCATCAACAAGTTCTGGGCCCAATATGTAG TGCGCCTTGTCCTGGCTGGAGCCATCTCTGTGGCATGGAACAGCCTACGGCAGGCGGTGACAAAGATTTACGGAGTTGAGGTCCGCTTGTGGTTTACAGCCATAACTATTACGCAGTTCCACTTCATGTTCTACATGACTAGACCTCTGCCCAATATCTTTGCCCTGCCGATAG TGCTCTTTGCCATTGCCTATTGGCTGCGCGACCAGCACAAGCCATTCATCATCTGCTCTGGTATATCCATCCTCGTCTTTCGATCCGAGTTGGCGTTATTTTTGGGTATTTTGCTGGTAGTGAGCCTCCTACGGCGAAAACTTTCCATTGACGG GCTACTCAAAGTTGCTCTGCCGGCGGGCGTCTGCATTTTGGCTGCCACAGTGCTGGTGGACTCGTTCTTTTGGCGCCGCCTGCTTTGGCCCGAGGGTGAGGTGCTATGGTACAACACCATACTTAATAAGAGCTCCAACTGGGGTACCTCGCCCTTTCTATGGTACTTTTACTCCGCCCTGCCACGTGCCATGGGTGCATCGCTGGTGCTCGTGCCCATCGGCGTCGCATTGGAGCCACGTATTCGGCCATTGGTCGTGTCAGCTGTTCTCTTTGTCCTTTTGTACTCCATTCTGCCGCACAAGGAGCTGCGCTTCATCATCTACGTGTTTCCAGTTCTCAACATTGCTGCGGCTTGCGCATGCCAACGAAT TTGGATGAACAGCGCCAAGTCAACGTGGCATAGCTTTCTGGCTCTTGCCTGTGGAGCCCATCTCCTGCTAAATGTTTTTATGACGCTCTTCTTACTTGTCATTTCGGGCACCAACTATCCGGGCGGAGCAGCCCTATCGCGATTGCATCGCTTGGAAGCTGGCACCTCCAACGTTTCCGTTCACATTTCCAACTTGGCCGCCCAGAGCGGCGTGTCGCGTTTTatggaaataaataatgaatggACTTACAGCAAGGACGAGACAATGAACTACACTCAGGCGGATCTGGTTGCATACACACATCTCTTGGTCGAGGCGAAGAACAAACAAAACACTGAACTATGGGCATCGCTCCAAAACGAATTCGATACGCTAGAGTTTGTTGACTGCTTCAACAGCATCGGCATTCAATACAATTCTCTGCTGCCGGTGCGAATAAAGACGAAGCCTTGCATTGGTATACTTAAAAAGAGACCAGTGCCTCCAAAAGAGgcattaaaaacaaaagagaaaATAGCAAAAACTAAGACATCCCCGGTTGAAAAAGAAACGTTATTACCTCCTGTTAAGGAATTTCCAAAAGTGATAGGTGATCCGAAAATGAAAACCAGGTTACAAGtcgatgctgatgatgatgatggcatCGTGGCCACTGTGGAGGAGATGTCGCTAGAACTGGAAACGGATACTGAACACCATGCTGGGGCAGAGGCCATCGAAGCGCCCTTGAAGGAGATCAactttcaggagctgcgcacCCTCGCCTTGGGACAGGCAACCAAGAAGTCGAAAGCAGCCACCAAGATGAAGATTCGACAAATTATCGAGCAGCACTACCGCGCCAAGGGCAAACAAATCGAAAACGACTCCGCAGAAACCCAAAAAACGCCAGGAAAGGCTGGATTACGGCAGTCCGTAAAGTCCATCATAAAGCAGGAGAAGATCAAGGAAATGATCGAGCAGATCGCTACGATGGATCTGACACGCATCTGCGATTTGGAAAAGACTTCGACCAAAGAATGCTTAAAACAGGTCATTGACAAAATAGATGACAGCTAG
- the LOC117145553 gene encoding 26S proteasome regulatory subunit 6B → MRLLKEEIAQFHEQSLEKYGGLDPHDLYVLYKKLQMELELIQVQEDYIKEEQRNLKKEFIHAQEEVKRIKAVPLVIGQFLEAVDENNGIVASTTGSNYYVRVLSTIDREHLKPSSSVGLHKQSNCLVDLVPPEADSTISMLSPDEKPDISYSDIGGLDIQKQEIREAVELPLTHAQLYKQIGIDPPRGVLLFGPPGCGKTMLAKAVAHHTTASFIRVVGSEFVQKYLGEGPRMVRDLFRLAKQNSPSIIFIDEIDAIATKRFDAQTGADREVQRILLELLNQMDGFDETTNIKVIMATNRADTLDPALLRPGRLDRKIELPLPDRRQKRLVFTTITSKMNVGEDVDLEDFIARPDKISNADINAICQEAGMHAVRENRYVVNAKDFEKGYKTSVRKDEAQHEFYS, encoded by the exons ATGCGTTTGTTAAAGGAGGAAATTGCCCAGTTTCACGAGCAGTCGCTGGAAAAGTACGGTGGACTGGATCCGCATGATCTGTATGTACTGTACAAGAAGCTTcagatggagctggagctcATCCAGGTGCAGGAGGATTATATCAAGGAGGAGCAACGCAACCTGAAGAAGGAGTTCATACACGCCCAGGAGGAAGTGAAGCGCATAAAGGCCGTGCCACTAGTCATTGGTCAGTTTCTGGAGGCAGTGGATGAAAACAACGGCATAGTGGCCTCCACCACCGGCTCCAATTACTACGTTCGAGTGCTATCCACCATTGACAGGGAGCACCTGAAGCCGTCCTCTTCGGTTGGGCTGCACAAGCAGAGCAATTGTCTGGTCGATTTGGTGCCACCGGAGGCGGACAGCACCATATCGATGCTATCACCGGATGAGAAACCGGATATTAGCTACTCGGACATTGGTGGCTTGGATATCCAAAAACAGGAGATACGCGAGGCTGTCGAGCTGCCCTTGACCCACGCCCAGTTGTACAAGCAGATTG GCATTGATCCCCCGCGCGGCGTCCTCCTTTTTGGACCACCTGGATGTGGCAAAACCATGCTGGCCAAGGCGGTGGCCCATCATACAACTGCATCCTTTATTCGTGTCGTGGGCTCCGAGTTCGTCCAGAAATACCTAGGCGAGGGGCCGCGCATGGTGCGAGATCTTTTCCGCCTGGCCAAGCAGAATTCTCCTTCAATTATCTTCATTGATGAAATCGACGCGATTGCCACCAAGCGTTTCGATGCACAGACAGGTGCGGATCGCGAGGTGCAGCGCATTCTGCTGGAACTACTCAACCAAATGGATGGCTTTGATGAGACCACCAACATTAAAGTTATCATGGCCACCAATCGTGCAGATACCTTAGATCCGGCTCTATTACGACCCGGTCGTTTGGATCGGAAAATTGAGTTACCATTGCCGGATCGACGCCAGAAGCGCTTAGTTTTTACCACAATCACCTCAAAAATGAATGTGGGAGAGGATGTGGACCTAGAGGACTTTATTGCACGTCCGGACAAGATCTCCAATGCGGATATCAATGCCATTTGCCAAGAGGCTGGAATGCATGCAGTGCGCGAGAATCGCTATGTGGTCAACGCCAAGGATTTCGAAAAGGGTTATAAGACCAGCGTGCGCAAGGACGAAGCTCAGCATGAGTTCTATAGCTAG
- the LOC117145771 gene encoding TELO2-interacting protein 1 homolog has protein sequence MMHLEWYVTKIKPAVEGFIKEPSKDTLSVVERAIEGFNFGEMRIYQVQTVVPLVVKLDELTGENQELRTSLMNCLSNIVSKTYLADEKGLRSILVVVLQQVRDSKTAAMRPNLSEEIKLAAVQCIFEALRRSTTDVVESFYVKETAMVIGQILIMLLEIIEQEKYRKLVQTAIQCLMMVFYVHDESDQVDVVLRSQVANTIFIFLPKVLIVLFKTSMKDDKVGETIKSMAIQALGRIICIMFEETTDEFLKMRYDGDAFRKLFKNNEDLLAQQCDFTFFGSKKATTEQNEERLHQMQTELRSHQWVAATSRRLRPIFAEMSILRAHSALRVRESYSDMCCLLLKHCAYNLRGNFLHVLESVLALSEDENEKIAQRCRDTLILLQQQASSQDIFDENAEMLLDAHLNKWPRILHRCEEKEQFAELLFFKGFLRNVNTDKLQLLLLVPKNLEMFVTCLLTALDQRPTRDLLNEEYSLRRIREGDSKGLAAELAKLPWRQFKHLSSKRTVDILYDIGALLGTEPTINRLVFDYCQELIQQRSSSMNECVLLLTLMVTPQEKKARQSRLVLAKLFLDQILRDEHWNLALQPDSAWRLKVNKPTHWFEDRTPGIFSSAIEVRTQDCDSDDEQTEVVGSRVTIADAQFNVLHTCLILDAVGHCARFIGDTFDRHIFLSLHKVLLKVASSNTIVHQAASFAFVSMQYALKYAEPSHFIECSTDYITFHLNALLKRSPDSTAAVDILTVVLQYSTRGNVPHLESLFQTIREECSKSHQTTNVHSYLRVFKAFLNHVSDWHDDAAAEVNAELPMQVDEEQNVLSTWMSVLERPKLLNDMNGDTNMADAEESAKDEADDADDTEAKPTKPVLPRHVEMVKDILGQVIKFISTADQGQQIAALECFSSGLPLLADYEDELLPLVHLVWQPLIEKFRQKDALVLNRCFTLLHLLGVHAKDFILKRSLSDVIPQLKQFLKAASLHSSTETSQAQTQEYKLQLKLLKSLADFILGLQIEGRHLHEIMSTVVIYLSQVQPQELQTPARAFFLQLISYNGPFVYVTLLQRAHLKDYQANVNQIFGVMGFSIASGADLD, from the exons ATGATGCATCTGGAGTGGTATGTGACGAAGATAAAGCCGGCGGTGGAAGGCTTCATCAAGGAGCCCAGCAAGGACACGTTGTCGGTGGTGGAGCGCGCAATCGAGGGATTCAACTTTGGAGAAATGCGCATTTACCAGGTGCAAACGGTGGTGCCACTGGTGGTCAAACTGGATGAGCTAACTGG AGAAAACCAGGAACTTCGCACCAGCCTGATGAACTGCTTGAGCAACATTGTCTCCAAAACATACCTGGCCGATGAGAAGGGTCTGCGTTCCAtcctggtggtggtgctgcaaCAGGTACGCGACTCAAAGACAGCGGCCATGCGACCCAACCTGTCCGAGGAAATCAAACTGGCTGCCGTTCAGTGTATATTCGAGGCTCTTCGTCGGTCCACCACTGATGTGGTGGAGTCTTTCTACGTTAAGGAGACTGCGATGGTTATTGGCCAGATACTGATCATGCTCTTGGAAATCATCGAACAGGAAAAGTATCGAAAACTAGTTCAGACAGCCATTCAGTGCCTGATGATGGTTTTCTATGTACATGACGAATCCGATCAAGTGGATGTTGTCCTGCGTAGTCAGGTAGCCAATACCATATTTATATTCCTTCCCAAGGTACTCATCGTACTGTTCAAAACATCAATGAAAGATGACAAGGTGGGAGAGACTATAAAATCG aTGGCCATTCAAGCGCTGGGACGAATTATTTGCATAATGTTTGAGGAGACCACTgatgaatttttaaaaatgcgCTACGATGGAGATGCCTTCCGCAAACTGTTCAAAAACAACGAGGACCTGTTAGCTCAACAATGTGATTTCACCTTTTTTGGCAGCAAAAAGGCTACTACAGAACAGAATGAGGAGCGATTGCATCAAATGCAAACGGAGCTTCGTTCACATCAGTGGGTGGCCGCCACTTCGCGGCGCCTTCGACCAATTTTTGCCGAAATGAGTATTCTACGGGCTCACAGCGCCCTGCGGGTTAGGGAATCCTACTCCGATATGTGTTGCCTGTTGCTAAAACATTGTGCTTACAATCTGAGGGGAAATTTTCTCCACGTACTGGAGAGCGTATTGGCTCTGTCAGAGGACGAGAATGAGAAGATAGCCCAGCGGTGCAGGGACACCCTAATTCTGCTGCAACAACAGGCCAGCAGCCAAGACATATTCGATGAGAATGCGGAGATGCTGCTAGATGCACACCTCAATAAATGGCCACGCATACTGCATCGCTGCGAGGAGAAGGAACAGTTTGCCGAGCTTCTGTTCTTCAAAGGATTTCTACGCAACGTCAACACCGATAAGttgcagctgttgctgctaGTTCCCAAAAATCTGGAGATGTTCGTCACTTGTCTGCTGACAGCACTAGACCAACGGCCAACCAGGGACCTTCTCAACGAGGAATACTCTCTTCGACGTATTCGAGAAGGTGATTCCAAAGGTCTGGCCGCCGAACTGGCCAAACTACCTTGGAGGCAGTTCAAGCATCTAAGCTCAAAGCGTACAGTTGATATCCTATATGACATTGGAGCCCTGTTGGGTACTGAGCCAACAATAAATCggcttgtatttgattactgTCAGGAGCTGATTCAGCAAAGGTCATCATCCATGAACGAGTGTGTGCTGCTTCTAACCCTGATGGTAACGCCGCAGGAGAAGAAGGCGCGGCAAAGTCGACTGGTGCTGGCTAAACTTTTCTTGGACCAGATCCTCCGAGACGAGCATTGGAACCTGGCCCTTCAGCCTGACTCGGCGTGGCGCCTTAAGGTGAACAAG cccACGCATTGGTTTGAGGACCGTACTCCTGGCATCTTTTCATCGGCTATTGAAGTACGCACCCAAGACTGCGATTCTGATGACGAGCAGACGGAGGTGGTCGGTAGTCGGGTGACCATTGCAGACGCCCAGTTCAATGTGCTCCACACCTGCCTAATTTTAGATGCAGTGGGTCACTGTGCCAGATTTATTGGTGATACCTTCGACAGGCATATATTTTTAAGTCTACACAAAGTGCTTCTCAAGGTGGCTAGCAGTAACACCATCGTCCATCAAGCGGCCAGTTTCGCGTTCGTTTCCATGCAGTACGCTCTTAAATATGCGGAGCCCTCACATTTTATCGAATGCTCCACCGACTACATAACTTTCCACCTGAACGCGTTGCTAAAACGATCGCCAGATAGCACGGCTGCCGTGGACATCCTCACCGTCGTTTTGCAGTACAGCACACGCGGCAATGTGCCCCACCTGGAGAGCTTATTCCAAACTATACGCGAAGAGTGCTCCAAATCGCACCAGACAACCAACGTGCACTCTTATCTTCGCGTCTTCAAAGCATTCCTGAATCATGTGTCCGATTGGCATGATGATGCTGCGGCGGAGGTTAATGCCGAGCTGCCGATGCAAGTGGATGAGGAGCAGAATGTCCTAAGCACGTGGATGAGTGTGCTGGAGAGGCCAAAGTTACTGAATGATATGAATGGCGACACCAACATGGCCGACGCCGAGGAGTCGGCAAAGGATGAAGCCGACGACGCTGATGACACAGAAGCGAAACCCACGAAGCCCGTTCTTCCGCGCCACGTGGAAATGGTTAAGGATATACTAGGACAAGTAATAAAGTTCATTTCCACCGCTGATCAGGGGCAGCAGATTGCAGCTTTGGAATGTTTCTCCAGTGGTCTGCCATTACTGGCGGACTACGAGGACGAGCTGTTGCCATTAGTGCATCTAGTGTGGCAACCTCTGATCGAAAAATTCCGCCAAAAGGACGCATTGGTGCTAAACCGATGCTTCACCCTGCTGCACTTGCTAGGCGTTCATGCCAAGGACTTTATACTTAAACGCAGCCTTAG TGATGTGATACCCCAGTTAAAGCAGTTCCTGAAGGCAGCTTCCCTGCACAGCAGTACGGAGACCTCGCAAGCGCAGACTCAGGAGTACAAACTGCAGCTTAAGCTGCTGAAGAGCCTTGCGGACTTTATACTAGGTCTGCAGATAGAGGGAAGGCATCTGCACGAGATCATGAGCACGGTGGTGATATACCTGTCACAGGTACAGCCGCAAGAGCTACAGACTCCGGCCAGGGCGTTCTTCCTCCAACTTATATCTTACAATGGACCCTTCGTATACGTTACGCTGTTGCAGCGGGCCCATCTTAAGGATTATCAGGCTAATGTTAACCAGATCTTCGGGGTCATGGGCTTCAGCATAGCTAGTGGAGCAGATCTTGATTAA
- the LOC117145772 gene encoding serine/threonine-protein phosphatase 5, with product MSSSELEAKKAADGQQEAKVPAGVEITGSKQPEEDTNARTKAELDFAAAEQYKNQGNEMLKTKEFSKAIDMYTKAIELHPNSAIYYANRSLAHLRQESFGFALQDGVSAVKADPAYLKGYYRRAAAHMSLGKFKQALCDFEFVAKCRPNDKDAKLKFTECNKIVKMRAFERAIAVDKPEKTLSEMYSDMENITIEDDYKGPQLEDGKVTLKFMMELMEHYKAQKRLHRKFAYKILCEIDTYMRAQPSLVDITVQDEEKFTICGDIHGQFYDLMNIFEINGLPSEKNPYLFNGDFVDRGSFSVECIFTLFGFKLLYPNHFFLARGNHESINMNQMYGFTGEVTAKYTSAMADIFTQVFNWLPLCHCINQKILVMHGGLFSTEDVTLDNIRRIERNCQPPEEGLMCELLWSDPQQWMGLGQSKRGVGIQFGPDVTEKFCKDNNLDYIIRSHEVKDMGYEVAHNGKCITVFSAPNYCDTMGNMGAFITITGNNLKPNFKSFEAVPHPDVKPMAYANSLMNWLA from the exons ATGTCTTCGTCCGAACTGGAAGCAAAGAAGGCTGCCGATGGTCAGCAGGAGGCGAAGGTGCCGGCAGGCGTGGAGATTACGGGGTCCAAGCAGCCGGAGGAGGACACAAATGCCCGTACGAAGGCGGAACTCGATTTTGCCGCGGCGGAGCAGTACAAAAATCAGGGAAATGAAATGCTCAAAA CCAAGGAGTTCTCCAAAGCCATCGACATGTACACCAAAGCCATAGAACTGCACCCCAACAGCGCGATATATTACGCCAACCGATCCTTGGCGCACTTGCGCCAGGAGAGCTTTGGTTTCGCACTACAGGATGGTGTTTCGGCGGTGAAGGCGGATCCTGCCTACCTTAAAGGTTACTATCGCCGGGCAGCAGCTCACATGTCTCTGGGAAAGTTCAAGCAAGCCCTTTGTGACTTTGAATTC gtaGCCAAGTGCCGGCCGAACGACAAAGACGCCAAGCTCAAGTTTACCGAGTGCAACAAAATTGTCAAAATGCGCGCCTTCGAACGAGCCATTGCTGTGGATAAGCCCGAGAAGACGCTTTCGGAGATGTACAGCGACATGGAAAACATAA CTATTGAGGATGACTACAAGGGTCCGCAGCTGGAAGACGGCAAGGTGACTCTGAAGTTCATGATGGAATTGATGGAGCATTACAAGGCACAGAAGCGATTGCACCGCAAATTTGCCTACAAA ATACTCTGCGAGATCGACACGTACATGCGAGCTCAGCCCTCGCTGGTGGACATCACTGTGCAGGATGAGGAGAAGTTCACGATTTGTGGCGACATTCACGGTCAATTCTACGACTTGATGAACATATTCGAGATCAATGGTCTGCCCTCTGAAAAGAATCCCTACCTGTTCAACGGCGATTTCGTTGACAGGGGTTCCTTCTCTGTGGAGTGTATATTTACGCTGTTTGGTTTCAAGCTGTTGTATCCGAATCACTTCTTTTTGGCGCGCG GCAACCATGAAAGCATTAACATGAACCAAATGTATGGATTCACTGGCGAGGTGACAGCGAAGTACACCAGCGCCATGGCTGACATATTCACGCAAGTTTTCAACTGGCTGCCGTTGTGCCACTGCATCAACCAAAAGATCCTGGTCATGCACGGCGGGCTCTTCTCCACGGAAGACGTGACTCTGGACAATATAAGACGCATCGAACGAAATTGCCAGCCGCCCGAGGAAGGTCTTATGTGCGAGTTGCTGTGGTCCGATCCTCAGCAGTGGATGGGTCTGGGTCAGTCGAAGCGAGGCGTGGGCATCCAGTTTGGTCCGGATGTTACCGAGAAGTTCTGCAAAGACAACAACCTGGACTACATCATTCGAAGCCACGAGGTTAAGGATATGGGCTATGAAGTGGCTCACAACGGTAAATGCATAACAGTCTTCTCTGCTCCGAACTATTG TGATACTATGGGCAACATGGGCGCATTTATTACCATTACGGGTAACAATTTGAAACCAAATTTCAAATCATTCGAGGCTGTG CCACATCCCGACGTCAAGCCAATGGCCTATGCCAACAGCCTAATGAACTGGCTGGCGTAG
- the LOC117145776 gene encoding uncharacterized protein LOC117145776 — MSMSNLSIDGEFRYIIQWFNEWSELQRDDFVYVFVEYLARGSSSAASDGQVNGLVNSLANAAVQDKPMSLFQCRIKLFREWSPKWPIEFKCKLQEKISEIDAKVGEKIINELRGPHSVHNGDVAVHLNANGASEEGGDSELEQMPESEVTEVAALATGQLAADPAPEADDNRLAAVLSQETPVDDDDVEKSAGEDCNSNADVNGHYPAAAVTTIAVNISPSPSPTPQPIVEPVEQVENSVTVTVASPEVPPVA, encoded by the exons ATGTCGATGAGCAATTTATCAATAGACGGCGAGTTCCGCTACATAATTCAGTGGTTCAACGAGTGGAGCGAGCTGCAGCGGGATGACTTTGTCTACGTTTTCGTGGAGTACCTGGCCCGGGGATCCAGTTCTGCCGCCAGTGATGGCCAGGTGAATGGATTGGTCAACTCGCTGGCCAACGCAGCAGTGCAGGACAAGCCCATGAGCCTGTTCCAGTGCCGC ATTAAGCTATTCCGTGAATGGAGCCCCAAGTGGCCGATCGAGTTCAAATGCAAGCTGCAGGAGAAGATCAGTGAGATCGACGCGAAGGTGGGGGAGAAAATAATCAATGAGCTTCGGGGGCCCCATTCCGTGCACAATGGCGACGTAGCCGtgcatttaaatgcaaatggagCGAGCGAAGAGGGCGGCGACTCCGAACTGGAGCAGATGCCAGAGTCAGAAGTGACGGAGGTCGCCGCTTTGGCGACGGGGCAACTTGCAGCTGATCCAGCTCCCGAAGCAGATGACAATCGCTTGGCGGCGGTCTTAAGCCAAGAAACGCCCGTTGATGACGACGACGTGGAAAAGTCTGCCGGTGAAGATTGCAATAGCAATGCCGATGTAAATGGCCATTATCCAGCGGCTGCAGTGACAACGATTGCGGTGAATATATCACCATCGCCATCCCCGACTCCCCAGCCGATTGTTGAACCTGTAGAACAGGTCGAGAATAGCGTTACAGTCACCGTGGCTTCTCCAGAAGTTCCCCCCGTGGCTTAG